In the Corynebacterium anserum genome, ATCACCGATCCATGCTGTGCGGGCATCCCGCGCGTTATTACCCTTCTCAGGCTCGCCCTGCAGAGCTCCCTTGTACAAAACATTGGAGCGGCAGTTCTTAATGGAGTGGTCGACTAGGAGACGCTGCTCGAAATACTGGCCCGCATCAGCAAAGTACAGTCCTAGCAGCTCTGCATCGCCGCCCGGAGCGGTGTAACGAACGTGTGGAACGGAACGAACCACGTCACCGCCGAAAGCTGCGTAGTAGTGGCGGACAGTGGCGTCGCGCCCTACCTCGATATGAGAGTTCGACAGGTGTACACCATCTCGGTTCCAGTCTTCGAACAACACCGTGGTGAGCTTTGCTCCATCGCCAACGACAAATTCGATGTTGTCCGAGTGGGCGCCAGAACCGACATATTTCACAATGACTACTGCCTCGGAATGGTTCTCCAATTCCACGACGAGGGTGCCGTACGATACCTTGTCCTCACCCGCGCCAGTGATGGTGATGATCACTGGCTCGTCGAGCACTGTATCCTTGGCGACTTTGAGGTAGTCGGCTGTGGTGGTTTCTGCCCATGCTTGTGCAGCAGCCCGATCGACTGGTGCGCCAGCACGACCGATGCGCTCATCGCTGGGATCCAGCTCTTCGTAGCTGACACCCTCCGGCGCCTCCACGGAAATAGTCGCACGTTCACCCTCTACAGCAGAGCCATCGTGAAGTCCGCGTAGGCGACGGAGAGGGGTGAAACGCCAATCTTCGTCCTTGCCCTTGGGAATCGCGAAGTCTTC is a window encoding:
- the sufD gene encoding Fe-S cluster assembly protein SufD, with the translated sequence MTTPLTETEATITPVKAGTEHQTKGDRFTSFNVEDFAIPKGKDEDWRFTPLRRLRGLHDGSAVEGERATISVEAPEGVSYEELDPSDERIGRAGAPVDRAAAQAWAETTTADYLKVAKDTVLDEPVIITITGAGEDKVSYGTLVVELENHSEAVVIVKYVGSGAHSDNIEFVVGDGAKLTTVLFEDWNRDGVHLSNSHIEVGRDATVRHYYAAFGGDVVRSVPHVRYTAPGGDAELLGLYFADAGQYFEQRLLVDHSIKNCRSNVLYKGALQGEPEKGNNARDARTAWIGDVLIRPEATGTDTYEKNNNLVLTKGARADSVPNLEIQTGEIVGAGHAATVGRFDDEQMFYMQSRGIPAAAAKMLIVRGFFTDVIKRIPLESVREQLENKVAEELENTVL